The Musa acuminata AAA Group cultivar baxijiao chromosome BXJ2-2, Cavendish_Baxijiao_AAA, whole genome shotgun sequence genome has a segment encoding these proteins:
- the LOC135604918 gene encoding patatin-like protein 3: MSSAAAWMEPSLDVDKLSHEIFSILESKFLFGYDEPKLFLSSTPATIAAAGRVRVLSIDAADGALAGAALVRLEASLRKQCGDPAARVADFFDLAAGSGAGGVLSALLFTRGPDGRPLFSAAEALRLLTKHRHRLSSGAQRKGILRGILGRSGGLFRRVFGDATLRDTLKPVLIPCYDLATAAPFVFSRADAVEADGYDFRMGEVCAATCADSLAGAAPVDMHSVDGRTRIRAVGGRLAMWNPTTVAITHVLNNRQEFPAAAGVEDLLVVSLGGADSAASPGKRPALPSAAELARIAGSAQADVVDQAVAMAFGENRATNYVRIQGHVAVPVTTAAAEAALADRGVDSALFRGRKLSERTNGEKLDLFAAELIREHDRRRKRGDAPTVAIKPSTPPSPCSSESTRWPAILLPVQELRN, translated from the exons ATGTCGTCGGCGGCGGCTTGGATGGAGCCGAGCTTGGACGTGGACAAGCTGAGCCACGAGATCTTCTCGATACTGGAGAGCAAGTTCCTCTTCGGATACGACGAGCCCAAGCTCTTCCTCTCCTCcactcccgccaccatcgcggcAGCCGGCAGGGTACGCGTCCTCTCCATCGACGCGGCCGACGGTGCCCTCGCCGGCGCCGCACTCGTCCGCCTCGAGGCCTCTCTCCGCAAGCAGTGCGGCGACCCCGCCGCCCGCGTCGCCGACTTCTTCGACCTCGCTGCCGGATCCGGCGCTGGGGGCGTCCTCTCGGCCCTCCTCTTCACCCGCGGCCCCGACGGTCGGCCACTCTTCTCAGCCGCCGAGGCCCTCCGCCTCCTCACCAAGCACCGCCACCGCCTCTCCTCCGGGGCCCAGCGGAAGGGAATCCTGCGTGGCATCCTCGGCCGGTCGGGCGGATTGTTCCGGCGTGTGTTTGGGGACGCAACGTTGCGGGACACCCTCAAGCCGGTGCTCATCCCGTGCTATGACCTAGCGACGGCGGCACCCTTCGTGTTCTCGCGGGCAGACGCCGTGGAGGCGGACGGCTACGACTTCCGGATGGGGGAGGTGTGCGCCGCCACGTGCGCGGACTCGTTGGCCGGGGCGGCGCCGGTGGACATGCACTCGGTGGACGGGCGGACGCGGATCCGGGCGGTCGGTGGCCGGCTGGCGATGTGGAATCCCACGACGGTCGCCATCACCCACGTGCTCAACAACCGTCAGGAGTTCCCCGCCGCCGCCGGGGTGGAGGACCTCCTCGTGGTTTCACTCGGCGGCGCGGATTCCGCGGCCTCACCCGGGAAGCGCCCGGCGCTTCCGTCGGCGGCGGAACTCGCGAGGATCGCAGGCAGTGCGCAGGCCGACGTC GTCGATCAAGCGGTGGCGATGGCGTTTGGGGAGAACCGGGCGACGAACTACGTACGGATCCAG GGACACGTGGCGGTGCCGGTGACGacagcggcggcggaggcggcgctGGCGGACAGGGGCGTGGACTCGGCGCTGTTCCGCGGCAGGAAGCTGTCGGAGCGCACCAACGGGGAGAAGCTGGACCTCTTCGCGGCGGAGCTGATCAGGGAGCACGACCGGCGGCGGAAGCGCGGCGACGCCCCGACGGTGGCGATCAAGCCCTCGACGCCGCCCTCTCCGTGCTCCTCAGAGTCGACAAGATGGCCTGCAATCCTTCTCCCTGTTCAAGAACTCAGAAATTAA
- the LOC103969107 gene encoding cold-responsive protein kinase 1 isoform X1, which translates to MTCFSCMFRRKRTSCQHHDQLNEDIPGIEGVNIYTYKELKIATDDFSAANKVGEGGFGSVYRGMLKDGTVVAIKVLSSESKQGVGEFLTEIKVISGIIHENLVKLYGCCAEEPHRILVYNYLENNSISQTLLGSNRGNIQFNWRARVKICIGVARGLAFLHEEVHPHVLHRDIKASNILLDQDLTPKISDFGLAKLLPSNVTHVSTRVAGTLGYLAPEYATRGQVTKKSDVYSYGVLLLEIVTGRCNTNTRLPFEDRFLLERTWAIYEHGDLKHIIDSSLTDDLDAEEACRFLKVGLLCTQDAMKLRPSMSTVIMMLTGEKDVDLEKITKPGIISNFMDLKVGSKKKADQTNRSLIMSSILENSPLSSENTTSASMTFTAISE; encoded by the exons atgacttgtttctcTTGCATGTTCAGAAGGAAAAGAACTTCATGTCAGCATCATGATCAACTCAATGAAG ATATTCCAGGAATTGAAGGTGTAAATATCTACACTTACAAGGAATTGAAAATTGCCACTGATGATTTTAGCGCTGCTAATAAAGTTGGAGAGGGAGGTTTTGGTTCTGTATACAGG GGAATGCTTAAAGATGGAACAGTTGTTGCTATAAAGGTGCTATCCTCTGAGTCGAAACAAGGAGTGGGGGAATTTCTGACTGAAATTAAAGTGATCTCTGGTATCATCCATGAAAATCTTGTCAAGCTGTATGGTTGCTGTGCTGAAGAACCTCACAGAATACTTGTTTACAACTATCTTGAGAATAACAGCATTTCACAGACCCTTCTTG GTTCCAACCGTGGTAACATTCAGTTCAACTGGAGGGCACGAGTCAAAATTTGTATTGGTGTTGCTCGTGGACTTGCATTTCTCCACGAAGAGGTCCATCCACATGTGCTTCATAGGGATATTAAAGCAAGCAATATTCTTCTTGACCAGGACCTCACACCCAAAATTTCTGATTTTGGTTTAGCTAAACTTCTGCCATCAAATGTGACTCATGTCTCCACCCGTGTTGCTGGGACATT AGGTTATTTGGCACCTGAGTATGCAACTCGTGGACAAGTGACCAAGAAGTCTGATGTTTACAGTTATGGTGTTCTTCTGCTAGAAATAGTTACTGGCAGATGTAACACCAACACAAGGTTACCTTTTGAAGATCGATTTCTTCTCGAACGG ACATGGGCAATATATGAACATGGTGATCTGAAACATATCATAGACAGCTCTTTGACAGATGACTTGGATGCTGAAGAGGCATGTAGGTTCTTGAAGGTTGGACTTCTATGCACACAAGATGCTATGAAGCTTCGGCCCTCAATGTCCACTGTCATCATGATGCTGACTGGCGAAAAGGATGTGGACTTGGAAAAGATTACGAAGCCTGGAATCATTAGTAATTTTATGGATCTTAAAGTTGGTAGCAAGAAAAAGGCCGATCAAACAAATAGATCTTTAATCATGTCATCCATTCTGGAAAATTCACCCTTGTCGTCAGAGAACACTACATCTGCATCTATGACCTTCACAGCAATATCTGAGTGA
- the LOC103969107 gene encoding cold-responsive protein kinase 1 isoform X2 — translation MTCFSCMFRRKRTSCQHHDQLNEGIEGVNIYTYKELKIATDDFSAANKVGEGGFGSVYRGMLKDGTVVAIKVLSSESKQGVGEFLTEIKVISGIIHENLVKLYGCCAEEPHRILVYNYLENNSISQTLLGSNRGNIQFNWRARVKICIGVARGLAFLHEEVHPHVLHRDIKASNILLDQDLTPKISDFGLAKLLPSNVTHVSTRVAGTLGYLAPEYATRGQVTKKSDVYSYGVLLLEIVTGRCNTNTRLPFEDRFLLERTWAIYEHGDLKHIIDSSLTDDLDAEEACRFLKVGLLCTQDAMKLRPSMSTVIMMLTGEKDVDLEKITKPGIISNFMDLKVGSKKKADQTNRSLIMSSILENSPLSSENTTSASMTFTAISE, via the exons atgacttgtttctcTTGCATGTTCAGAAGGAAAAGAACTTCATGTCAGCATCATGATCAACTCAATGAAG GAATTGAAGGTGTAAATATCTACACTTACAAGGAATTGAAAATTGCCACTGATGATTTTAGCGCTGCTAATAAAGTTGGAGAGGGAGGTTTTGGTTCTGTATACAGG GGAATGCTTAAAGATGGAACAGTTGTTGCTATAAAGGTGCTATCCTCTGAGTCGAAACAAGGAGTGGGGGAATTTCTGACTGAAATTAAAGTGATCTCTGGTATCATCCATGAAAATCTTGTCAAGCTGTATGGTTGCTGTGCTGAAGAACCTCACAGAATACTTGTTTACAACTATCTTGAGAATAACAGCATTTCACAGACCCTTCTTG GTTCCAACCGTGGTAACATTCAGTTCAACTGGAGGGCACGAGTCAAAATTTGTATTGGTGTTGCTCGTGGACTTGCATTTCTCCACGAAGAGGTCCATCCACATGTGCTTCATAGGGATATTAAAGCAAGCAATATTCTTCTTGACCAGGACCTCACACCCAAAATTTCTGATTTTGGTTTAGCTAAACTTCTGCCATCAAATGTGACTCATGTCTCCACCCGTGTTGCTGGGACATT AGGTTATTTGGCACCTGAGTATGCAACTCGTGGACAAGTGACCAAGAAGTCTGATGTTTACAGTTATGGTGTTCTTCTGCTAGAAATAGTTACTGGCAGATGTAACACCAACACAAGGTTACCTTTTGAAGATCGATTTCTTCTCGAACGG ACATGGGCAATATATGAACATGGTGATCTGAAACATATCATAGACAGCTCTTTGACAGATGACTTGGATGCTGAAGAGGCATGTAGGTTCTTGAAGGTTGGACTTCTATGCACACAAGATGCTATGAAGCTTCGGCCCTCAATGTCCACTGTCATCATGATGCTGACTGGCGAAAAGGATGTGGACTTGGAAAAGATTACGAAGCCTGGAATCATTAGTAATTTTATGGATCTTAAAGTTGGTAGCAAGAAAAAGGCCGATCAAACAAATAGATCTTTAATCATGTCATCCATTCTGGAAAATTCACCCTTGTCGTCAGAGAACACTACATCTGCATCTATGACCTTCACAGCAATATCTGAGTGA
- the LOC103969107 gene encoding cold-responsive protein kinase 1 isoform X3 produces the protein MLKDGTVVAIKVLSSESKQGVGEFLTEIKVISGIIHENLVKLYGCCAEEPHRILVYNYLENNSISQTLLGSNRGNIQFNWRARVKICIGVARGLAFLHEEVHPHVLHRDIKASNILLDQDLTPKISDFGLAKLLPSNVTHVSTRVAGTLGYLAPEYATRGQVTKKSDVYSYGVLLLEIVTGRCNTNTRLPFEDRFLLERTWAIYEHGDLKHIIDSSLTDDLDAEEACRFLKVGLLCTQDAMKLRPSMSTVIMMLTGEKDVDLEKITKPGIISNFMDLKVGSKKKADQTNRSLIMSSILENSPLSSENTTSASMTFTAISE, from the exons ATGCTTAAAGATGGAACAGTTGTTGCTATAAAGGTGCTATCCTCTGAGTCGAAACAAGGAGTGGGGGAATTTCTGACTGAAATTAAAGTGATCTCTGGTATCATCCATGAAAATCTTGTCAAGCTGTATGGTTGCTGTGCTGAAGAACCTCACAGAATACTTGTTTACAACTATCTTGAGAATAACAGCATTTCACAGACCCTTCTTG GTTCCAACCGTGGTAACATTCAGTTCAACTGGAGGGCACGAGTCAAAATTTGTATTGGTGTTGCTCGTGGACTTGCATTTCTCCACGAAGAGGTCCATCCACATGTGCTTCATAGGGATATTAAAGCAAGCAATATTCTTCTTGACCAGGACCTCACACCCAAAATTTCTGATTTTGGTTTAGCTAAACTTCTGCCATCAAATGTGACTCATGTCTCCACCCGTGTTGCTGGGACATT AGGTTATTTGGCACCTGAGTATGCAACTCGTGGACAAGTGACCAAGAAGTCTGATGTTTACAGTTATGGTGTTCTTCTGCTAGAAATAGTTACTGGCAGATGTAACACCAACACAAGGTTACCTTTTGAAGATCGATTTCTTCTCGAACGG ACATGGGCAATATATGAACATGGTGATCTGAAACATATCATAGACAGCTCTTTGACAGATGACTTGGATGCTGAAGAGGCATGTAGGTTCTTGAAGGTTGGACTTCTATGCACACAAGATGCTATGAAGCTTCGGCCCTCAATGTCCACTGTCATCATGATGCTGACTGGCGAAAAGGATGTGGACTTGGAAAAGATTACGAAGCCTGGAATCATTAGTAATTTTATGGATCTTAAAGTTGGTAGCAAGAAAAAGGCCGATCAAACAAATAGATCTTTAATCATGTCATCCATTCTGGAAAATTCACCCTTGTCGTCAGAGAACACTACATCTGCATCTATGACCTTCACAGCAATATCTGAGTGA